The genomic region ACCATTTTAAAATCACTGAAGTGTCAAGTCCTCCAGAATATGCAAGAACAACTTTTTTTATATCAGACATAATTACCTCTGTTGTTGTTTTAAATTATTAGTAATAAAAATATCCAGAATAGCTTTGTGCATATGAAGTTTGTTTTCTGCTTCATCAAAAATTATTGACTGGTTTCCCTCCATTACTTCATCACTTATTTCCTCACCTCTATGGGCTGGAAGACAATGCATTACAGAACAATCTTTTGCTGCATGGCTTAAAAGACTGGAATCAACACAAAAGTTTTTAAAAACCTTTTCTCTTTCTTTTTGTTCTTTTTCCTGTCCCATGCTTGCCCAGACATCTGTATAAATTATATCTGCATTTTTTACAGCTTCTTTTGGATCTCTGAAAATTTTTATATTTTTATTTACTTTAACTGCATTTTCAAAAATTTCTTTATCAGGATCATAGCTTTTTGGGATTGCAAGGCTTAATTCAAAGCCTAAAATCTTAGCAGCATTTATCCATGAATGAGCAACATTATTTCCATCCCCAATCCATGTAAACTTAAGATTTGAAAGATTATCAATTCCGCCTTTATGCTCTGCAGCAGTCATTAAATCACTTAAAATCTGGCAGGGATGATAAATATCTGTAAGAGCATTTATAACAGGAATTTTGCTATGCTTTGCAAATTCTTCAACTAGTTCCTGACCATAGGTTCTTATAACAAGAATATCACAATATCTTTCAAGAACCCTTGCTGTATCTTTAACAGGCTCACTTCTGCTCATCTGGGTTGCCCCCGAGCTTAAAAACATAGGATGTCCGCCAAGCTGGGCAAAAGCAACTTCAAAGGAAACTCTTGTTCTTGTGGAGGCCTTATCAAAAATAAGTGCCATTGTTTTTGAAATAAAAGGCCTGTCTATTATACCTTTTTTAAACCTTGACTTCAGCTCAATAGCTCTTTTAATAAAAAAATTAAGCTCTTCTTTTTTTAATTCTCCTAAATGAAGCAGATCCTTTTTCAATTTAGCCTCTGTTTTATTTAAAGTTCCCCAAAAACAATGTCTGCAGTTTTTGCAAACATCTCAATTGTTTCATTATCTATTATTAAAGGCGGAGAAAGTCTTATTATATGTCCTTGAATTATGTTTATTAAAAAACCTTTTTCATAAAACTTTTTTACAAGGGATTCCACCTCAATATTTTTATCAAGTTCAACCCCAATTAAAAGACCAAGTCCCCTGACATCTTTGATGAACTTATGTTTTTCCTTTAATTTCATCATTAAATCAAGTAAATATCTTCCTTTTTCCAAAGCTTTTTCACACAAATTGTCCCGTTGTATAATTTCAAGCACTTTATCTGCTGCTGCACATGAAATTGGATTGCCTCCAAAAGTAGTGCCATGGGAGCCTGGGCCAAAGGACTGCATTACATGGTTGGAAGCAAGCATACAACCAATTGGCATTCCATTTCCAAGAGCCTTGGCAAGGGTCATTATATCTGGAATTACATCATAATTTTCATAACAAAAAAGCTTGCCTGTTCTTCCAACCCCTGTTTGGATTTCATCAAAAATAAGTAAAATATGATTTTTGTCACAAAGTTTTCTAAGATCTTTTAAAAATTTTTTATCAGCAGGTATTATTCCGCCCTCACCCTGAACAGGCTCGAGCATAATTGCACATGTTTTTTCACTTACAAGTTTTTTTACAGATTCAATATCATTGAAAACAGCGTAATCAAAACCTTCCGGAATTGGAGCAAAACCTTTTTTGATTTTATCCTGACCTGTTGCTGCTATGGTTCCAAGGGTTCTTCCATGAAATGAATTTAAAAAAGTTATAATTTTATTTTTATGAATTCCATAATTGTCACAGCCGTATTTTCTTGCAAGTTTAATTGCAGCTTCATTTGCTTCAGCTCCTGAATTTGCAAAAAAAACCCTGTCTGCAAAACTTGAATCAACCAGCTTTTTAGAAAGATTTGTCTGGGGCAATGTATAATAAAGATTTGAAACATGAAAAAGCTTTTCAGCCTGATTTTTTACAGCTTCCACAACTTCAGGATGACAATGACCAAGGCTGCATACTGAAATACCTGAAAAAAAATCATAAAATGAGCGGCCTTTTTCATCATAAATTTTAAGACCTTCACCCCGCTCTATCATAAAAGGATAACGTGCGTATGTATTGGCAATATTTGAATCTGAAACTTCAATCAATTCTGACATGAAAACACCTCTGTACCTATACCCTGGTTAGTAAAAAGCTCTAATAAAATAGCATGGCTTTTTGTTCCGTTTATAATCTGAGCTTTCGAAACTCCTGATTCAACGGCTTTTAAAGCACATTCAATTTTTGGAATCATACCCCCGACAATTTCTTCTGAATCTATCATTTCCTTGGCTTTAATTGAGTCTATTGATGAAATAAGATTTTTATTTTTATCTAAAACACCGTCAACATCTGTCATAAGAATAAGTCTTCCCGCACCAAGGGCTGAAGCTACTTCAGACGCAACAATATCAGCATTTATATTATATGTTTCACCGTTTTTACCAACTCCAACAGGCGCTATTACAGGAATAAATCCTTTATCTGAAAGAGTTGTTATAATTTCAGGTCTTATTTCAACAACACGTCCAACCATTCCCGGATCTAAAATTTCAGGAGGTTTATTTTCATCTGATTTTTGAAAAATCTGCATTTTTTCAGCAAGAATAAGTCCTCCGTCTTTTCCTGTAAGCCCAACACATTTTCCGCCTTCGCCCGAAATAAGGGTTACTATTGATTTGTTCACCTTTCCGCCCAAAACCATTTCAACAACATCCATGGTTTCTTCATCGGTAAATCTCATTCCTTTGATAAACTTTGTTTCAATTCCCATTCTTTTTAAAACATTGTTAATCTGGGGACCGCCTCCATGAACAACTACAGGATTTATCCCGATAAACTTTAAAAGAGTAATATCTTTTGCAAAATCATGCTTTAATTTTTTATCTACCATGGCATGACCGCCATATTTTATAACTATTGTCATGCCTGCAAATTTTCTGATGTATGGCAAAGCTTCAACCAGTATATCAGAAACCTTTGCAGGTGAGCCTGAATCAAAAATTGTATCTGTCATCTTCTTTTTCTTTTCTTATAAAATGTATCTGCTTAAATCCTGATTGTTTTTAATGTCAGAAAGCTTATCTTTAACAAAAGCACTGTCAATTTCAATATCTTTCTCGTCTATATCAGGAGCCTTGTATAAAATTTCTTCAAGAAGCTTTTCCATTATAGTATGAAGCCTTCTTGCTCCTATGTTTTCTGTTCCTGCATTGACTTCTTCTGCTATTGTTGAAATTTCTCTTACAGCATCATCTGTAAAGGAAATTCTTATATTTTCAGTTCTTAAAAGAGCAATATATTGCAGGGTAAGGGCATTTTGAGGCTCGGTAAGAATTCTATAAAAATCATCTGCTCCAAGGGAGTCAAGCTCAACTCTTATGGGAAATCTTCCCTGGAGCTCAGGAATAAGATCTGATGGTTTTGAAATATGAAAAGCACCTGCTGCAATAAAAAGGATATGATCAGTTTTAACATTCCCATATTTTGTAACCACAGTACTTCCCTCAACAATGGGAAGAAGGTCCCTTTGAACACCTTCCCTTGACACATCAGGGCCTGTTCCACCTGTTCTTCCTGTAACCTTGTCTATTTCATCAAGAAAAATTATTCCAGACTGCTCTGTGAGCTCAATTGCCTTTTTTGAAACTGATTCCATATCAATTAAAGAAGCTGCTTCATCATCTTCAATAATTTTAAGGGCATCTTTTACCTTCATTTTTCTTTTTTTAGTATTCTTGGGAAAAATATTTCCCATCATGTCCTTAAAATTAAATCCAAGCTCTTCCATTCCCATATTGGAAAAAACTTCAACCATTGGAGTTGAGCGTTCATTTACCTCAACTTCAACTTCTCTTTCATCAAGTTTTCCATTTTCAAGCATTTTTCTTAATTTTTCTCTTGTTTTTTCCCGGGTTTCAGCAGTTTCAACAATATCCATTGAATTTTGCTCTTCGCTTTGCCCTGAACCGGGAAGAAGAAGATTTAAAACCTTTTCCACTGCAATTTCCCTGGCTTTTTCCCTTACTCTTTCCTCTTCACTTGTTTTGACCATTGAAATTGCTGTATTTAAAAGGTCTCTAACCATTGACTCCACATCTCTTCCCACATAGCCCACTTCAGTAAATTTTGAAGCTTCCACTTTTACAAAAGGAGAACCTGTAAGTCTGGCAAGTCTTCTTGCAATTTCAGTTTTACCAACTCCAGTAGGCCCGA from Desulforegulaceae bacterium harbors:
- the argF gene encoding ornithine carbamoyltransferase; this translates as MKKDLLHLGELKKEELNFFIKRAIELKSRFKKGIIDRPFISKTMALIFDKASTRTRVSFEVAFAQLGGHPMFLSSGATQMSRSEPVKDTARVLERYCDILVIRTYGQELVEEFAKHSKIPVINALTDIYHPCQILSDLMTAAEHKGGIDNLSNLKFTWIGDGNNVAHSWINAAKILGFELSLAIPKSYDPDKEIFENAVKVNKNIKIFRDPKEAVKNADIIYTDVWASMGQEKEQKEREKVFKNFCVDSSLLSHAAKDCSVMHCLPAHRGEEISDEVMEGNQSIIFDEAENKLHMHKAILDIFITNNLKQQQR
- a CDS encoding aspartate aminotransferase family protein, giving the protein MSELIEVSDSNIANTYARYPFMIERGEGLKIYDEKGRSFYDFFSGISVCSLGHCHPEVVEAVKNQAEKLFHVSNLYYTLPQTNLSKKLVDSSFADRVFFANSGAEANEAAIKLARKYGCDNYGIHKNKIITFLNSFHGRTLGTIAATGQDKIKKGFAPIPEGFDYAVFNDIESVKKLVSEKTCAIMLEPVQGEGGIIPADKKFLKDLRKLCDKNHILLIFDEIQTGVGRTGKLFCYENYDVIPDIMTLAKALGNGMPIGCMLASNHVMQSFGPGSHGTTFGGNPISCAAADKVLEIIQRDNLCEKALEKGRYLLDLMMKLKEKHKFIKDVRGLGLLIGVELDKNIEVESLVKKFYEKGFLINIIQGHIIRLSPPLIIDNETIEMFAKTADIVFGEL
- the argB gene encoding acetylglutamate kinase, which produces MTDTIFDSGSPAKVSDILVEALPYIRKFAGMTIVIKYGGHAMVDKKLKHDFAKDITLLKFIGINPVVVHGGGPQINNVLKRMGIETKFIKGMRFTDEETMDVVEMVLGGKVNKSIVTLISGEGGKCVGLTGKDGGLILAEKMQIFQKSDENKPPEILDPGMVGRVVEIRPEIITTLSDKGFIPVIAPVGVGKNGETYNINADIVASEVASALGAGRLILMTDVDGVLDKNKNLISSIDSIKAKEMIDSEEIVGGMIPKIECALKAVESGVSKAQIINGTKSHAILLELFTNQGIGTEVFSCQN
- the hslU gene encoding ATP-dependent protease ATPase subunit HslU; translation: MLNLTPAMIEQELDKYIIGQKNAKKSVAIALRNRWRRRHVEEDLRDEISPKNIILIGPTGVGKTEIARRLARLTGSPFVKVEASKFTEVGYVGRDVESMVRDLLNTAISMVKTSEEERVREKAREIAVEKVLNLLLPGSGQSEEQNSMDIVETAETREKTREKLRKMLENGKLDEREVEVEVNERSTPMVEVFSNMGMEELGFNFKDMMGNIFPKNTKKRKMKVKDALKIIEDDEAASLIDMESVSKKAIELTEQSGIIFLDEIDKVTGRTGGTGPDVSREGVQRDLLPIVEGSTVVTKYGNVKTDHILFIAAGAFHISKPSDLIPELQGRFPIRVELDSLGADDFYRILTEPQNALTLQYIALLRTENIRISFTDDAVREISTIAEEVNAGTENIGARRLHTIMEKLLEEILYKAPDIDEKDIEIDSAFVKDKLSDIKNNQDLSRYIL